In Pedobacter sp. WC2423, the following are encoded in one genomic region:
- a CDS encoding S41 family peptidase, which translates to MKTCSLLIKTLLLSLFFFSVTSCRKPEDKPDYPAGSQESINSWVLDSMKVYYYWNNSLPGKPDLNTDPSTFFKGIRNGADRFSALVNPDLPESYPPSLAHILGFDWITLQTGGGQVQTVISLVVPGSRGAEKGLTRGDVIQTINGTVPSAANIAGLTTASIIQQSAELELAGKTGTIKISRLINSEDPVYTYKVFESGGQIYGYLFLNSFEESALAQLKKAFTYFRQEQVQELIVDLRYNPGGSVPVAATLAALISSNVTEGATFVEYRGNSNAGSRKSSFGAEMGKVQTVQKVSFSGIANYRLNLSRVYVLTGGHTASAAELLINSLRPYLTVIQSGQQTLGKDMASFVIKDYRNPQIVPKWEIYPMIFKLYNAAGKGDYSNGLIPDQTADELSILPLKPFGDISDPLIQSCLGKSFAGTSQVRTEAVSEKSKVLYDSRIPVDLKSNLTIIRPE; encoded by the coding sequence ATGAAGACATGCTCTCTGTTGATCAAAACGCTGCTGTTATCTCTGTTTTTTTTCTCCGTTACCAGTTGCCGGAAACCGGAAGACAAGCCGGACTATCCTGCCGGCAGCCAGGAAAGTATCAATTCCTGGGTGCTGGATAGTATGAAAGTATACTATTACTGGAATAACAGTTTACCAGGAAAACCTGATCTGAATACTGATCCTTCGACTTTTTTTAAGGGGATACGAAATGGTGCTGACCGTTTTTCTGCGCTGGTCAATCCGGATCTTCCGGAAAGCTATCCGCCATCTTTAGCACATATTTTAGGATTTGACTGGATTACATTGCAGACTGGTGGTGGACAGGTGCAAACGGTAATCAGCCTGGTCGTTCCTGGTTCAAGAGGTGCAGAGAAAGGATTGACACGAGGTGATGTTATTCAGACTATTAATGGAACGGTGCCATCCGCAGCTAATATTGCAGGGCTGACAACCGCCAGTATTATACAACAAAGTGCCGAGCTCGAATTGGCCGGGAAAACCGGAACAATCAAAATCTCCAGATTAATCAATTCTGAAGATCCGGTATATACTTATAAAGTGTTTGAATCTGGTGGTCAGATTTATGGCTACCTGTTTTTAAATTCCTTCGAAGAAAGTGCTTTAGCGCAATTAAAAAAGGCTTTTACTTATTTTAGGCAGGAGCAAGTACAGGAGCTGATTGTTGACCTGCGCTATAATCCCGGAGGGAGTGTACCAGTTGCGGCTACCTTAGCAGCACTGATCTCTTCAAATGTTACCGAAGGAGCTACTTTTGTAGAATATAGGGGGAATTCAAATGCAGGTTCCAGGAAAAGTAGTTTTGGAGCAGAAATGGGTAAGGTTCAGACCGTTCAGAAAGTCAGTTTTTCCGGAATTGCCAATTACCGTTTGAACCTCAGCAGAGTTTATGTGCTGACAGGCGGCCATACTGCATCTGCGGCCGAACTGCTGATCAATTCACTAAGACCTTATCTTACTGTTATTCAATCCGGGCAGCAAACACTAGGAAAGGATATGGCCAGTTTTGTGATTAAAGACTACAGGAATCCGCAGATCGTTCCGAAATGGGAAATCTATCCTATGATTTTTAAATTATACAATGCAGCCGGAAAAGGTGATTACAGTAATGGATTAATACCAGATCAGACAGCGGATGAATTGTCAATACTTCCCTTGAAACCTTTTGGTGATATTTCAGATCCACTGATCCAGAGTTGTCTTGGAAAAAGCTTTGCTGGTACCAGTCAGGTCAGAACTGAAGCAGTCAGTGAAAAATCCAAAGTTCTTTATGATTCCAGGATTCCGGTTGATTTGAAATCAAACCTGACGATCATCAGGCCGGAATAG
- a CDS encoding RNA polymerase sigma factor codes for MTVLTKGIIQDFINGDEYAFTQVYQLYYKDIRSYCFQHTRAAEIADELTSDVFLRLWEARANLDPDREIKPYLFTITKNVTFSWLKRVLSDQKMKNVFRGRYLSAQEEASQHIAITAAMDLALLRKIMGRIPAKRRQTFELCKIDGFTYAEAANMLSVSKETIKEHMSLAKRDLSKLADAADYLYFFLPLLFSLDNLF; via the coding sequence ATGACAGTATTAACAAAAGGTATCATTCAGGATTTCATAAATGGTGATGAATATGCTTTTACCCAGGTTTATCAGCTGTATTATAAAGATATCAGATCTTATTGTTTTCAACATACACGTGCTGCTGAAATTGCAGACGAGCTAACCAGCGATGTTTTTCTGCGTCTTTGGGAAGCAAGGGCAAATCTGGATCCGGACCGGGAGATTAAACCCTATCTTTTTACGATTACAAAAAATGTAACCTTTAGCTGGTTAAAGCGTGTACTTTCGGATCAGAAGATGAAGAATGTATTTCGTGGAAGATATTTGTCTGCTCAGGAAGAAGCGAGCCAGCATATTGCAATTACTGCGGCTATGGATCTCGCTTTACTCCGTAAAATTATGGGGCGTATTCCTGCTAAGCGGAGACAGACCTTTGAATTGTGTAAAATTGACGGATTCACCTATGCTGAAGCTGCTAATATGCTGTCTGTTAGCAAAGAAACTATTAAAGAGCATATGAGTTTAGCCAAGAGAGATCTGAGTAAACTTGCAGATGCAGCTGATTATCTTTACTTCTTTTTACCGCTTCTTTTTTCTCTGGATAATTTATTTTAA
- a CDS encoding FecR family protein — MKSSEKKNLYRRFLEKELNAAELDEFFLLVENGEFDLDYLDMMPAVKEELVIDSPVKIRPVFKLFIKISIAASLVLISALAYLAQRKAENLKQQTSFTTVIVPVGSIKIITLTDHSVVTLNSGSVFKYPAAFASGSRKVFLIKGKGFFEIAKDKHRPFTVYSAKLSTTALGTSFTVENYKNYQLEKIRLYTGKVEIGSQQKGFTALKLIPGQQYSQVGDAGEKSVFDNENQLKSYIEEGTLEFNNTSLTEALAQVASYYNTTLQFEKQDLKGFAISGRFRNEPLKDVLKTLLFTHHLKFKKIPEGYVIMN; from the coding sequence ATGAAGTCGAGTGAGAAAAAGAATCTATACCGTAGGTTTCTTGAAAAAGAATTAAATGCAGCAGAGCTGGATGAGTTTTTCCTGTTAGTAGAAAATGGAGAATTTGATCTGGACTACCTGGATATGATGCCAGCAGTTAAAGAAGAGCTGGTCATTGATTCGCCGGTTAAAATAAGACCTGTATTCAAACTTTTTATCAAGATAAGCATTGCGGCTTCCTTAGTGCTGATTTCTGCTTTAGCCTATTTAGCACAACGCAAGGCTGAAAACCTGAAACAACAAACTTCGTTTACCACCGTCATTGTTCCTGTAGGATCAATTAAAATTATTACACTCACAGATCACTCTGTAGTTACGCTTAACTCAGGTTCCGTATTTAAATATCCGGCCGCATTCGCCTCTGGTAGCCGTAAAGTATTCCTGATTAAGGGAAAAGGCTTTTTTGAGATCGCTAAAGATAAGCACAGGCCTTTTACTGTGTATTCGGCAAAATTATCAACTACAGCTTTAGGAACTTCTTTCACGGTAGAAAATTATAAAAACTATCAGCTGGAAAAAATACGCTTATATACAGGGAAGGTTGAAATAGGCAGTCAGCAAAAAGGCTTTACAGCTTTAAAACTGATCCCCGGGCAGCAGTACAGCCAGGTTGGAGATGCAGGGGAGAAATCAGTATTTGATAATGAAAATCAGCTTAAATCTTATATAGAAGAGGGTACACTGGAATTTAACAATACAAGCTTAACAGAGGCTTTAGCACAAGTAGCCTCTTACTATAATACTACACTGCAATTCGAAAAGCAAGATTTAAAAGGCTTTGCCATTAGCGGCAGGTTCAGAAATGAACCTCTTAAAGATGTACTTAAAACACTCTTATTTACACACCATTTAAAGTTTAAAAAAATCCCTGAGGGGTATGTTATTATGAATTGA
- a CDS encoding TonB-dependent receptor — protein sequence MIIYLLSKKKYTVYPIQPLLLFSFLIIFLSFYRISKAQGQTGTITLMYKNCTAQTLLKDLDKQSSFTFVFDPAQMSEVKLQNINYNHLPLKLVLDDLEKKTNLNFSMLNSNISVRLTVKPPVKKPEPGKITGTISDEKGETFPSASIRVIELGSGMQSAVDGTYVMSLPPGTYTLEISYISYQTQKITGVQIKAGAITKLDISMKPAANALKEVVVTSGYQKASTAGLYARQKTAAGITDGISAAQITRTPDNNVGAILKRVSGLNVVDNRYVVVRGLSDRYNQAQIDGVTQPSTDMSQKNFAFDAIPAEMVSSIVVNKTATPDLSSEFAGGQVIVNTLDIPVQNFTQFQIGSGYNSNTIGKDFIQAGKRGNAEFLGFMGDGHQLPNGLRSWVNSNQGGVPDYVAVQSKAFDPEGFRFYRYGFTPNQNYRFSLGRTYPLKNGVTFGFVGGVTLRNSQEISDYISTRAGFTVQAIDSAKIRQNGNIYQYNATISGLLNFGLQGKGFKISLRNMYSHVYKNDYYTYTSRQPNDELDTLESRRIKFNLQAPESTTVLQHKLEGEHTLDESGIKLTWNGSYTSVGQQLNDQRKFTAFNSGTINGQSYYQRYLVANPYQNDGNPDYRLYTDTKEKDYNWGLNLSRSFDFMQDKTLVKIGYSGFYKKRDLSSVIAEIYNDSHDILEVAPYEYSLRPEILGTGPGQVFYNIPAEFGSQFSGQSNSHSAYAMLDQRLFRKLRVVYGVRYETYKLTNLQLKRKSGDEPANKDDNTNFLPSANITYSLTENLNFRASYATTIIRPDFRETSDFNSYDPRRDIRIRGGDLKSTKVNNADVRFEWYPAAGEIISLSGFYKKFDKPIELVFIQEMAVDQYAFQNQKSAINYGLELEVRKSLSFIADRSWLRNLSVFGNGTIIRSKVKAIQYGGTDNKVPKEVQTTRPLFGQSPWIANVGLSYTKDQYGVNVVYNKSGYRTNTINDNPQSVEFEMGRDLVDLQLFTRLFKQKGELKLNIANLLNSKTTFYKNWEGYTGGGEGGFAPVPGKSERYNKDEGDFITYQAKNGTNVSMAFTYRF from the coding sequence ATGATTATATATTTACTGTCCAAAAAAAAATATACAGTATATCCTATTCAACCCTTACTACTCTTCAGTTTTTTGATTATTTTCTTATCATTTTACCGTATTTCCAAAGCGCAGGGGCAGACTGGGACAATCACCCTGATGTATAAAAATTGTACCGCTCAGACCTTATTAAAGGATTTAGATAAACAATCGTCTTTTACTTTTGTGTTTGATCCGGCTCAGATGAGCGAGGTTAAACTTCAAAATATTAATTACAATCATCTGCCACTAAAACTTGTACTGGATGACCTGGAAAAGAAGACTAATCTTAATTTTTCCATGTTAAATTCAAATATTTCAGTCCGCTTAACGGTAAAGCCTCCCGTAAAAAAGCCAGAGCCGGGAAAAATAACCGGCACAATCAGCGATGAAAAAGGAGAAACTTTTCCAAGCGCAAGTATCAGGGTTATCGAACTGGGATCTGGTATGCAGAGTGCTGTTGATGGAACTTATGTAATGTCCCTTCCTCCAGGAACCTATACACTGGAAATCAGTTATATTTCTTATCAGACGCAAAAAATAACTGGCGTACAAATTAAGGCAGGTGCAATAACCAAGCTGGATATTTCTATGAAGCCTGCTGCAAATGCATTAAAGGAAGTGGTGGTAACTTCTGGTTATCAAAAAGCTTCCACAGCCGGATTATATGCAAGGCAGAAAACTGCTGCCGGGATTACTGACGGGATTTCTGCGGCGCAGATAACGCGTACACCTGATAATAATGTAGGTGCTATTTTAAAGCGTGTAAGTGGTTTAAATGTAGTTGATAACCGTTATGTAGTGGTTCGCGGATTGAGCGACAGGTATAATCAGGCTCAGATAGATGGGGTTACTCAGCCAAGTACAGATATGAGCCAGAAGAATTTTGCTTTTGATGCGATACCTGCTGAAATGGTGAGTAGCATTGTAGTAAACAAAACTGCAACCCCAGATCTTTCTTCGGAGTTTGCTGGTGGACAGGTTATTGTAAATACACTGGACATCCCGGTTCAGAATTTTACGCAGTTCCAGATAGGTTCTGGTTATAACAGCAATACCATTGGCAAAGACTTTATACAGGCAGGAAAACGGGGAAATGCAGAGTTTTTAGGTTTTATGGGCGATGGACACCAATTGCCAAATGGATTGCGTAGCTGGGTAAATAGTAACCAGGGAGGCGTTCCTGATTATGTGGCAGTGCAAAGCAAGGCTTTTGATCCTGAAGGTTTCAGGTTTTACCGGTATGGATTTACACCTAATCAAAATTACAGGTTTTCTCTGGGCCGGACTTATCCTTTGAAAAATGGAGTGACCTTCGGTTTTGTAGGTGGCGTAACTTTACGTAATAGTCAGGAAATCAGTGATTATATCAGTACCAGAGCTGGTTTCACAGTGCAGGCAATTGATAGTGCAAAAATACGTCAGAACGGAAATATTTATCAATATAACGCTACGATAAGCGGACTCTTAAATTTTGGTCTTCAGGGAAAGGGATTTAAAATCAGCCTGAGAAATATGTATTCTCATGTGTATAAAAACGATTATTACACTTATACCAGCAGACAGCCTAATGATGAGCTGGACACTTTAGAAAGCCGTCGGATCAAATTTAATCTTCAGGCTCCGGAAAGTACGACAGTGCTGCAGCATAAACTGGAGGGGGAGCATACGCTGGATGAATCTGGTATTAAATTAACCTGGAATGGTTCCTATACCAGCGTGGGGCAGCAGCTTAATGATCAGCGGAAATTCACAGCTTTTAATTCAGGAACTATAAATGGTCAGTCGTATTATCAGCGTTATCTGGTCGCTAATCCTTATCAGAATGATGGTAATCCTGATTATCGGTTGTATACCGATACCAAAGAAAAAGATTATAACTGGGGACTGAATCTTTCCAGATCTTTTGATTTTATGCAAGACAAAACACTGGTGAAAATAGGGTATAGTGGTTTTTATAAGAAAAGGGATTTATCAAGTGTGATTGCTGAAATTTATAATGATTCACATGATATTCTGGAGGTTGCGCCTTATGAATATAGTTTGCGCCCGGAAATTTTAGGTACAGGGCCGGGGCAGGTATTTTATAACATCCCTGCTGAATTCGGATCACAATTTAGTGGTCAATCAAATTCACACAGTGCTTATGCAATGCTGGATCAGCGGTTGTTCAGGAAATTGAGAGTAGTTTATGGAGTAAGGTATGAAACCTATAAACTGACCAATTTGCAGCTTAAAAGAAAGAGTGGAGATGAGCCGGCCAATAAAGATGATAACACGAATTTTCTTCCTTCGGCAAATATTACCTACAGTTTAACTGAAAATCTGAATTTCAGAGCTTCTTATGCAACAACGATTATCAGACCAGATTTTAGAGAAACTTCTGATTTTAACTCTTATGATCCGCGCAGGGATATCAGAATAAGGGGTGGTGATTTAAAAAGTACAAAGGTGAACAATGCGGATGTCAGGTTTGAATGGTATCCGGCTGCTGGTGAAATCATCTCCTTATCAGGATTCTATAAGAAATTTGATAAGCCAATTGAATTGGTCTTTATCCAGGAAATGGCCGTGGATCAATATGCTTTTCAGAATCAGAAATCGGCCATTAATTATGGTCTGGAACTGGAAGTCAGAAAATCATTGAGTTTTATTGCTGACCGCTCCTGGCTGCGTAATCTTTCTGTTTTTGGAAATGGAACCATCATCAGATCAAAAGTAAAAGCTATTCAATATGGAGGGACTGATAATAAAGTACCTAAAGAAGTCCAGACTACCAGACCGCTTTTTGGTCAGTCTCCGTGGATAGCCAATGTTGGGCTTTCTTATACAAAAGATCAGTATGGTGTCAATGTAGTTTATAATAAATCGGGGTACCGTACCAATACTATTAATGACAATCCTCAGTCTGTTGAATTTGAAATGGGACGTGATCTGGTGGATTTACAGTTGTTTACCCGCCTTTTTAAACAAAAAGGAGAACTCAAATTGAATATAGCCAATCTGCTGAATTCGAAAACCACTTTTTATAAGAACTGGGAAGGATATACTGGGGGGGGCGAGGGTGGATTTGCGCCTGTACCCGGAAAATCCGAACGCTATAATAAAGATGAAGGGGATTTTATTACTTACCAGGCTAAAAACGGGACGAATGTAAGTATGGCATTTACTTATAGATTTTAA
- a CDS encoding MBG domain-containing protein translates to MKKLLLFLLTLFSASVFGQGQPALEMLIFPKHIEGGAFGRNGIPYVYRAKITGLKAGQTYRYSNSIVAATTASENAVSYIYLLPPANVIAGTPGYKTGDFYRPAIGSGEAETKNGASLKADLSIDYGVLKADQNGSYTGWFILETVKSLFAGNKLHLRISLNDPESANPATIAYRLHPPESDVLTILSMDVNDQGFPGESGTAIRSTGATGGIAKNFVFLYDNVEGTGRPIAGTYIEDDGVVASRADIEGRSGLAPFYFDNVNGTAGAWGSMIVSDDANGIRRIEQRSLADGSLVGYNTSANGSWADGEKDGGTVSTALSSLGSGDDGTKAIVLDGTKVTLALPKTPQTVSFTNTFPTTFKVGDPDFTLSASSTAGLTAFQYTVAPAGILQLTGNTVKITGGGTAVITVTEPGNTSFDPGTATKTITVTATPQTITGLPATIAAVYGDGNITLSAKGGSSGNAVTYTSDNPAIAEITSANQVLIKKSGTVLIKANQAGGANYSPAAEVTSTLTITKASLNVTAEDKIKTQGSANPIATFTYGPFLGADDATSLTGTPILTIQADATSVAGVYDILVDVSSLTSEKYSFNPIKGKLTVETKKDQLITLSNLPATAAYGDQPLIFQAASNTANPITFTSSNPAIAIVEKDIAGEWTVRIIGAGQVNITALQAEDAVYGPGIATQQLNIATVPLKVIADDKSKLTGENDPVFTARYEGFVNTDDVSKLTGALTFTKQADGAGFLIIPGGLSSTNYNITFVNGKLTEGSVAFSPLNKIYGDAPFDSGAISASGKPVYTVANPAIATVNSTGLLEIKGTGSTTVTATFISGASATTTLKVDPKAVVITANPQSRMYAQENPVLSVNYTGLAYGENESVLTAKPQISTLATINSGAGTYAINVSAAAAPNYKFSYQQGLLTVTRAALLVKAENKSRLYGQENPVFTLAYTGLAAQDNIGNLNLNAVVTTAATVASTVATYPLTPSGLTVTTNYTVSYQPGLLTINPAPLNIKADDAERAAGQANPAFTFTYTGFLNGDQAANLTTAPLAVTTATASSGKGTYPITVSNATAANYTITYTAGQLFIRDLPTVTYADLPAVSYGDANFDPAALSDSGVQPVYSSDNLNVAVIENGKVKITGTGTANITASFAASSDFVATTVTKPLIVAKRALIVRVDNKTRLYGQANPVLTATYDGFVNGETIATAISAPALLTTVAKPLSPSGTYIISGSAASASNYNISYEPGVLSIDKAILVVTADNKTRIFGIDNPVFTFKYSGFVNAEGESVIQNPPLASTEAIKSSAAGTYPIVLSGGSADNYTFSYVNGTLTITSTTRTITMDVMNSKAVGDPDFTPDVTLSSGETPVFSSGDPAIATIVDNKVHLVSAGNVMITATAPVNSNYAITPAASRLLVVNKLQQTITFEKIPVLQINGTYTLKAISSSGLPVTFKVTSPDYAILTGTELKGLRIGKTQITAIQAGDNRYAAAQMIVQELQITDAAGEAIRVHPALSINGDGVNEFLSIDGIRDFPLNKVTIINRNGLKVFDIEGYDNEQHVFLGKSKSGESLPQGTYFCLIEYQTDSHVKRKTGYFILKY, encoded by the coding sequence ATGAAAAAGCTCTTATTATTCCTATTAACCCTATTTTCTGCATCGGTGTTTGGACAGGGCCAGCCAGCTTTGGAAATGCTTATTTTTCCAAAACATATCGAAGGAGGCGCTTTTGGACGTAATGGAATTCCTTATGTTTACCGTGCAAAAATCACTGGTTTGAAAGCAGGTCAAACTTATAGATATTCAAATTCAATTGTTGCTGCAACTACTGCCTCCGAAAATGCAGTAAGTTATATATACCTGCTTCCTCCAGCTAATGTAATCGCTGGGACCCCTGGTTATAAAACAGGAGATTTTTACCGGCCTGCTATTGGCAGCGGAGAAGCAGAAACTAAAAATGGAGCTTCTTTAAAAGCGGATCTTTCCATTGATTATGGCGTTTTAAAAGCTGATCAGAATGGCAGTTATACAGGTTGGTTTATTTTAGAAACCGTTAAGTCTCTTTTCGCAGGTAATAAATTGCATTTAAGAATATCATTGAACGATCCTGAATCTGCAAATCCGGCTACAATTGCTTATCGGTTACATCCTCCCGAATCTGATGTGCTGACTATTCTTAGTATGGACGTGAATGATCAGGGGTTTCCCGGAGAGTCAGGAACTGCTATCCGAAGTACAGGTGCAACAGGAGGAATTGCTAAGAATTTTGTATTTCTCTATGACAATGTGGAGGGAACGGGGCGGCCAATTGCAGGAACATACATTGAAGATGATGGGGTAGTAGCTTCCAGAGCAGACATTGAAGGACGATCTGGTCTTGCCCCATTTTATTTTGACAATGTAAATGGAACAGCGGGTGCCTGGGGTTCAATGATTGTAAGTGATGATGCTAATGGTATTCGCCGTATTGAACAACGTAGCTTAGCAGATGGATCACTAGTTGGATACAATACTTCTGCAAATGGTTCCTGGGCTGATGGAGAGAAAGACGGAGGAACAGTTTCAACTGCGCTGTCTAGTTTGGGATCAGGAGATGATGGTACTAAAGCCATTGTTCTGGACGGAACCAAAGTTACCCTTGCACTGCCTAAAACACCACAGACCGTTTCGTTTACCAATACTTTTCCAACTACCTTCAAAGTAGGAGATCCGGATTTTACGCTATCAGCAAGCAGTACCGCTGGCTTAACTGCTTTTCAATATACAGTAGCCCCAGCAGGGATTCTTCAGCTTACAGGTAATACCGTAAAAATAACAGGCGGAGGAACAGCTGTAATTACCGTGACTGAACCTGGAAATACAAGCTTTGATCCGGGAACAGCGACCAAAACCATTACGGTAACTGCAACCCCGCAAACCATCACAGGTTTACCAGCTACAATAGCAGCAGTTTATGGCGATGGAAATATAACCTTATCAGCTAAAGGTGGTTCAAGTGGTAACGCGGTCACCTATACTTCAGACAATCCTGCGATTGCAGAGATCACTTCAGCTAATCAGGTGCTGATCAAAAAATCGGGTACTGTCCTGATTAAAGCCAATCAGGCAGGAGGTGCAAATTATTCTCCAGCTGCCGAGGTTACCAGTACATTGACTATTACAAAAGCAAGCTTAAATGTAACCGCAGAAGATAAAATTAAAACGCAGGGAAGTGCAAATCCGATAGCTACATTCACCTATGGCCCTTTTTTAGGTGCAGATGATGCAACCTCGCTCACAGGAACTCCAATTTTAACTATTCAGGCAGATGCTACATCTGTAGCAGGTGTATATGATATCCTGGTGGATGTTTCCAGCCTGACTTCAGAGAAATACAGCTTCAATCCAATAAAAGGAAAGCTAACGGTCGAAACTAAAAAAGATCAGCTGATTACCCTGAGTAATCTTCCTGCTACTGCTGCTTATGGAGATCAGCCGTTGATTTTTCAGGCGGCCAGTAATACTGCAAACCCAATTACTTTTACCAGTTCCAATCCAGCTATTGCGATAGTTGAAAAAGATATAGCAGGAGAGTGGACAGTCAGGATTATTGGTGCTGGCCAGGTAAACATCACAGCTTTGCAGGCGGAAGATGCGGTATATGGCCCTGGGATTGCAACTCAGCAACTCAATATCGCCACAGTACCTTTAAAAGTCATTGCTGATGATAAATCTAAATTAACGGGAGAAAATGATCCTGTATTTACAGCGCGTTATGAAGGTTTTGTGAATACAGATGATGTCAGTAAACTCACAGGTGCTCTTACGTTTACTAAACAAGCTGATGGAGCCGGTTTTCTGATTATTCCCGGCGGCTTAAGTTCAACTAATTATAACATCACTTTTGTAAATGGAAAATTAACAGAGGGGAGCGTGGCTTTTTCACCACTAAATAAAATTTATGGTGATGCCCCATTTGATTCTGGTGCAATCAGTGCCAGTGGCAAACCTGTCTATACTGTTGCCAATCCAGCCATTGCGACTGTAAATTCAACAGGCTTACTGGAAATAAAAGGGACTGGCTCTACAACTGTGACGGCAACATTCATTTCTGGTGCTTCTGCAACAACGACACTTAAAGTAGATCCGAAAGCTGTAGTCATTACTGCTAATCCGCAAAGCAGGATGTATGCACAGGAAAACCCGGTGTTATCCGTTAATTATACCGGTCTTGCTTACGGGGAAAATGAAAGTGTTTTAACTGCAAAACCACAAATCTCCACGCTGGCTACTATAAATTCTGGTGCGGGCACTTATGCAATCAATGTAAGTGCAGCTGCTGCCCCGAATTATAAATTCAGCTATCAGCAAGGCTTACTCACTGTTACCAGAGCAGCCCTTTTAGTGAAGGCTGAAAATAAGTCCAGATTATATGGACAGGAAAATCCCGTATTTACCTTAGCTTATACAGGTTTAGCCGCTCAGGATAATATAGGTAACTTAAACCTGAATGCAGTTGTGACAACAGCAGCAACAGTGGCTTCAACCGTAGCAACCTACCCGTTAACACCTTCGGGCTTGACGGTAACTACAAATTATACGGTTAGTTACCAACCAGGTTTATTAACTATCAATCCTGCGCCATTAAATATCAAAGCTGATGATGCGGAACGCGCAGCAGGACAAGCAAATCCAGCGTTTACTTTTACCTATACAGGTTTCCTCAACGGAGATCAGGCTGCTAATTTAACAACGGCTCCTTTAGCGGTAACTACGGCTACAGCTTCATCAGGAAAAGGAACTTATCCAATTACAGTCAGTAACGCTACTGCTGCAAATTATACCATTACTTATACTGCAGGTCAATTATTCATCAGAGATTTACCAACAGTTACCTATGCTGATTTACCGGCTGTAAGTTACGGAGATGCGAACTTTGACCCCGCTGCATTATCAGATTCGGGTGTACAGCCAGTTTATTCTTCTGATAACCTGAATGTTGCTGTGATTGAAAATGGAAAAGTAAAGATTACAGGTACGGGTACAGCAAATATTACCGCATCTTTTGCTGCATCGTCCGATTTTGTGGCAACCACAGTCACTAAACCATTAATAGTTGCTAAAAGAGCCTTAATTGTTAGAGTTGACAATAAAACAAGATTATACGGACAGGCAAATCCAGTTTTAACAGCTACCTATGACGGCTTTGTCAATGGAGAAACTATCGCTACGGCGATTTCTGCACCAGCTTTACTAACTACAGTTGCCAAACCATTATCCCCTTCAGGTACTTATATCATTTCTGGAAGCGCAGCATCTGCCTCAAATTATAATATCAGTTATGAACCCGGGGTTTTATCAATTGATAAAGCTATACTCGTAGTGACTGCAGATAATAAAACCAGGATCTTTGGAATTGATAATCCGGTTTTCACTTTTAAATACAGTGGTTTTGTAAATGCTGAAGGCGAATCAGTGATACAGAATCCACCATTAGCTTCCACCGAAGCTATAAAAAGTTCTGCTGCGGGGACTTATCCGATTGTCCTTTCTGGAGGTTCAGCAGATAACTATACCTTTAGTTATGTGAACGGAACTTTAACCATTACCTCTACCACCAGAACCATTACCATGGATGTAATGAATTCAAAAGCGGTAGGTGATCCTGATTTTACGCCTGATGTAACCCTGAGTAGTGGCGAAACACCAGTTTTTAGTAGTGGTGATCCGGCAATTGCAACTATCGTAGACAATAAAGTTCATTTGGTTAGTGCTGGAAATGTGATGATCACAGCAACGGCACCGGTTAATTCTAACTACGCGATTACACCAGCTGCAAGTCGCTTATTAGTGGTTAATAAATTACAACAGACCATTACTTTTGAAAAAATCCCTGTATTGCAGATTAACGGGACCTATACCTTAAAAGCAATATCAAGTTCGGGATTGCCTGTAACTTTTAAGGTAACGAGTCCGGATTACGCCATATTGACCGGCACCGAACTCAAAGGATTAAGGATTGGTAAAACGCAAATTACGGCTATTCAGGCAGGGGACAACCGCTATGCGGCTGCTCAAATGATTGTTCAGGAGCTTCAAATTACAGATGCAGCAGGTGAAGCAATCAGAGTTCACCCCGCGCTGTCAATTAATGGAGATGGAGTGAATGAATTTCTTTCTATTGATGGAATCAGGGATTTCCCACTGAATAAAGTGACAATTATTAACAGGAATGGCCTTAAGGTATTTGACATAGAAGGTTATGACAATGAACAGCATGTATTCCTGGGAAAATCAAAATCCGGAGAAAGCTTGCCACAGGGTACCTATTTCTGTCTGATTGAATACCAGACTGATAGTCATGTGAAGCGCAAAACGGGCTATTTTATCCTTAAATACTAA